In Massilia antarctica, the following are encoded in one genomic region:
- a CDS encoding carbohydrate-binding protein translates to MESTLHRDVRMALPALAGTLAAALFSTACAAQTALPGKLEAESYASMQGVATEATSDVGGGANVGWIETNDWMSYSVNPATSGWYTVQYRVASAAATGQLVLSQNAKDISDTVSVPNTGGWQTWSTISSRVYLNAGPQNLAVFAKGGGFNLNWINFTAENTPVALPAIRQDGRYWVDSSGKRVNLRGVNLGNWLQMEFWMLNNSISNSNGAVNDQCTLEGTLAGRFGNAEKERLMGVYRDSWITTRDFDLMKGMGMNVIRVPFYFSLVENEYSPYNLRADAWKHLDFAINEAEKRGMYVILDLHGTVGGQAAAGEQHDGCIGAAQLWTNAGYRDRTKWLWDKIAERYRGRNAVAAYDLLNEPWGTDATTLANYAYELFNVVRAKDPNHMILLPGHNSGIDAYGNPNTRGLSNVAFWMHFYPGLWGWNEVPGAVNQANMHANWLHCNASGTGESCDWNTKLTGLNTPFLIGELQPWTLLGSYGGQITRKTYDAYNMYGWAATSWAYKNVTYGGSNGDTNSWGWGMVTNSSNGGGMGSLNVSTASNAQIESYFRGFATQPLVRNESIAYWMNWKPAVGARIEAEMFTTHSGMRMETTSDAGGGFNVSNVDNNDWMSYPINVPKTGWYQLQFRVASIYNGGQFVLSKNGSDLATVTVPNTGGWQNWQTVTARAYLQAGQQDLAIFARVGGWNMNWWQLNAE, encoded by the coding sequence ATGGAATCTACCCTTCACAGGGATGTCAGAATGGCGTTACCGGCCTTGGCCGGCACCCTCGCCGCCGCCTTGTTCAGCACCGCGTGCGCGGCCCAGACTGCCTTGCCCGGCAAGCTCGAAGCGGAAAGCTACGCGTCGATGCAGGGCGTGGCCACCGAGGCGACCTCGGACGTGGGCGGCGGCGCCAATGTCGGCTGGATCGAGACCAACGACTGGATGAGCTATTCGGTCAACCCGGCTACCAGCGGCTGGTACACGGTGCAGTACCGGGTGGCCTCGGCCGCCGCCACCGGCCAGCTGGTGCTGAGCCAGAACGCGAAAGACATCAGCGATACCGTAAGCGTGCCCAACACCGGCGGCTGGCAGACCTGGTCCACCATCAGTTCGCGGGTCTACCTCAATGCCGGGCCGCAGAACCTGGCCGTGTTCGCCAAGGGCGGTGGATTCAACCTGAACTGGATCAACTTCACTGCCGAGAACACCCCCGTGGCCTTGCCGGCGATCCGCCAGGACGGGCGCTACTGGGTCGACAGCAGCGGCAAGCGGGTCAACCTGCGCGGCGTCAACCTGGGCAACTGGCTGCAGATGGAGTTCTGGATGCTGAACAACAGCATCTCCAACAGCAACGGAGCGGTCAATGACCAGTGCACGCTCGAAGGCACCCTGGCCGGGCGCTTCGGCAATGCGGAGAAAGAACGCCTGATGGGCGTGTACCGCGATAGCTGGATCACCACGCGCGACTTCGACCTGATGAAGGGCATGGGCATGAACGTCATCCGCGTGCCGTTCTACTTCAGTCTGGTGGAGAACGAATACAGCCCCTACAACTTGCGCGCCGACGCCTGGAAGCATCTGGACTTCGCCATCAACGAGGCGGAAAAGCGCGGCATGTATGTGATCCTCGACCTGCACGGCACCGTCGGCGGACAAGCGGCGGCGGGCGAGCAGCACGATGGCTGCATCGGCGCGGCCCAGTTGTGGACGAACGCGGGCTACCGCGACCGCACCAAGTGGCTGTGGGACAAGATCGCCGAGCGCTACAGGGGTCGCAACGCCGTGGCCGCCTACGACTTGCTGAACGAGCCGTGGGGGACCGACGCGACCACCCTGGCCAATTACGCCTACGAGCTGTTCAACGTGGTGCGCGCGAAAGACCCGAACCACATGATCCTGCTGCCGGGCCACAACAGCGGCATCGATGCTTACGGCAATCCGAACACGCGCGGCCTGAGCAACGTGGCGTTCTGGATGCATTTTTATCCCGGCCTGTGGGGCTGGAATGAAGTGCCGGGCGCCGTCAACCAGGCGAACATGCACGCCAACTGGCTGCACTGCAATGCCAGCGGCACGGGCGAGAGCTGCGACTGGAATACAAAGCTGACCGGCTTGAACACACCCTTCCTGATCGGCGAATTACAGCCCTGGACTTTGCTGGGCAGCTACGGTGGACAGATCACCCGCAAGACCTACGATGCCTACAATATGTACGGCTGGGCGGCGACCAGCTGGGCGTACAAGAACGTCACCTACGGCGGCTCGAATGGCGATACCAATAGCTGGGGTTGGGGCATGGTGACCAACAGCAGCAATGGCGGCGGGATGGGAAGCCTGAATGTCAGCACCGCGTCGAACGCGCAGATCGAAAGCTATTTCCGCGGTTTCGCCACCCAGCCGCTGGTACGCAATGAAAGCATTGCCTACTGGATGAACTGGAAACCGGCGGTGGGGGCGCGCATCGAAGCGGAAATGTTTACCACGCACAGCGGCATGCGCATGGAGACGACGTCCGATGCGGGCGGCGGATTCAATGTGAGCAATGTGGATAACAATGACTGGATGAGCTATCCGATCAATGTGCCGAAGACCGGCTGGTACCAGCTGCAATTCCGGGTTGCCAGCATCTATAACGGTGGGCAATTCGTGTTGAGCAAGAACGGCAGCGACCTGGCGACGGTGACCGTGCCCAATACCGGTGGATGGCAGAACTGGCAGACGGTGACGGCGCGGGCGTATCTGCAAGCCGGACAGCAGGACCTGGCCATTTTCGCGCGCGTGGGCGGGTGGAACATGAACTGGTGGCAGCTGAACGCGGAGTAA
- the eutC gene encoding ethanolamine ammonia-lyase subunit EutC, translating to MNDPKHVLSNPWQALRGLTQARIALGRSGVSVPTSAQLDFQLAHARARDAVHMALDTDALAAALAATGYACLTAHSACPDRATYLQRPDLGRMLDAPSRAALAAAGPASCDLALVIGDGLSALAIEQNAQPFLAVLLARLQQEQWKVGPIVIASQARVAIGDEIGQLLNARAVAVLIGERPGLSSPDSMGIYMSWAPHVGLSDADRNCISNVRPAGLGYDEAAYRLHYLLTQARQRGMSGVLLKDDTVADDLALSAGKGNFLLR from the coding sequence ATGAACGATCCCAAACATGTTCTGTCCAACCCTTGGCAAGCCCTGCGCGGACTGACCCAGGCGCGCATCGCGCTCGGGCGCAGCGGCGTGAGCGTGCCCACCTCGGCCCAGCTCGATTTCCAGCTGGCGCATGCGCGTGCGCGCGATGCGGTGCACATGGCGCTCGACACGGATGCGCTGGCGGCAGCGCTGGCAGCGACCGGGTACGCCTGCCTCACCGCGCACAGTGCCTGCCCTGACCGCGCCACTTACCTGCAGCGTCCGGACCTGGGCCGGATGCTCGATGCGCCCTCGCGTGCCGCGCTGGCCGCCGCGGGGCCAGCCTCCTGCGATCTGGCGCTGGTCATTGGCGACGGCTTGTCGGCGCTGGCCATCGAGCAAAATGCACAGCCCTTCCTGGCGGTCCTGCTGGCGCGGCTGCAACAGGAGCAATGGAAGGTGGGACCGATTGTGATTGCCAGCCAGGCACGCGTGGCCATCGGCGACGAGATCGGGCAATTACTCAACGCGCGCGCGGTGGCCGTGCTGATCGGCGAGCGTCCCGGGCTCAGTTCGCCGGACAGCATGGGCATCTACATGAGCTGGGCGCCGCACGTGGGCTTGAGCGATGCCGACCGCAATTGCATTTCCAATGTGCGGCCGGCCGGACTGGGCTATGACGAGGCGGCGTACCGATTGCATTACTTGCTGACGCAGGCGCGCCAGCGGGGGATGTCGGGTGTCTTGCTCAAGGATGACACGGTGGCCGATGACCTTGCGCTGAGCGCCGGAAAAGGGAATTTCCTGCTGCGCTGA
- a CDS encoding KGG domain-containing protein has translation MASNNNQGGNNQGGNKGNNQSDSGAQSGSKGGQGNNQSDTSNRGFASMDPEQQREIAAEGGRAAHASGHAHEFTSEEAREAGKLSHSGGGNQQSDSDSGSSRGSSASNKSDSDSGSSRGSSASNKSDSDSGSSRGGNKQSGSSDDDSSSGGRSGGSNASSGGSKSGSGSGSSSGSKTSK, from the coding sequence ATGGCATCGAACAACAATCAAGGCGGCAACAATCAAGGTGGCAACAAAGGTAACAACCAGTCGGACAGCGGCGCGCAAAGCGGCAGCAAGGGCGGCCAGGGCAACAACCAGAGCGACACCAGCAACCGCGGCTTTGCCTCGATGGATCCTGAACAGCAGCGTGAAATCGCTGCCGAAGGCGGCCGTGCAGCCCATGCTTCCGGCCATGCCCATGAGTTCACCTCCGAAGAAGCCCGCGAAGCCGGCAAGCTGAGCCACAGCGGCGGCGGCAACCAGCAAAGCGATTCGGACAGCGGGTCGTCGCGCGGCTCTTCGGCCAGCAACAAGAGCGATTCCGACAGCGGATCATCGCGCGGTTCGTCGGCCAGCAACAAGAGCGACTCCGACAGTGGCTCCTCGCGCGGCGGCAACAAGCAAAGCGGCTCCTCGGACGACGATTCGTCCTCGGGCGGCCGGTCGGGCGGCTCCAACGCCAGCTCGGGCGGCTCCAAATCGGGTTCCGGTTCGGGCTCCAGCTCGGGCAGCAAAACGTCCAAGTAA
- a CDS encoding penicillin-binding protein 1A has protein sequence MGDDRNLAGRLGQGLRAAGEQLRRGRGYLMAQPPYKRIALALLWCVAAPLLLLLVWVLILLPFTPGVADLKQARAAKASILVSADGKQLASFEEGLQERVSLAQISPHMIAALIATEDHRFKDHHGIDFRRTLASVFYTLGGDAQGGSTITQQLARNMFPEEVGRARNINRKLKEMITALKIESAYSKDEILEAYLNTVPFLYNTFGIEMAARTYFDTTAAKLDILESATLVGMLKGTNYYNPVTNPGRSVQRRNVVLSQMRKHGILDDKRYDSLRRQPLRVSFSRQAERNLTDTHFTAYVRKWLIDWADENDYDVERDGLVVHTTLDYALQEAAMKAVERQGNALQIIADVEWAQPDSGNSGSAGAYAGMHGSVTPFEYFWRSKGSLVNAFIRETREYKKAIDSGDTSAAALKRLKADRPFIARLRAAKTRLETGFVAMDPDTGHIKAWIGSRDFHKEQYDHVVQAARQPGSTFKPIVYGAALEKGFAPNRPYRDAVTNIKAGDGTIWRPTDMSGSSGNMMTMRDGLVFSKNTITAQVMQDVGLPGIIKLARDLGIRNSKLEPVPSLALGTSPVTLLEMVNAYSSIAAQGQYRKPVFVTSITDRSGKVVAQFSDPKSEQAMSAQNAADLIDMMRGVINRGTGTAIRYRFGINGDVAGKTGTTQNNTDGWFIMMHPKLVAGAWVGFNDNRVTMRSSYWGQGGHNAILVVGDFFKAAIGEGKVDAAAVFPGGRRPAPVPQGEVPGDIGEEAGEMQQEGVAPAPPPAPDPDDTEEGGQGPIDGEHADPQSGLPPLPQPMSPPAPPEPDSGGSQQQRE, from the coding sequence GTGGGTGACGATCGCAATCTGGCAGGACGGCTGGGACAGGGCTTGCGCGCCGCCGGCGAGCAGCTTCGGCGCGGACGCGGCTATCTGATGGCGCAGCCGCCATATAAACGCATCGCTCTGGCGCTGCTCTGGTGTGTGGCCGCCCCCCTGTTGCTGCTGCTGGTGTGGGTGCTGATCTTGCTGCCGTTCACCCCCGGCGTGGCGGACCTGAAGCAGGCGCGCGCGGCCAAGGCCTCGATCCTGGTCTCGGCCGACGGCAAACAGCTGGCCAGCTTCGAGGAAGGCTTGCAGGAGCGGGTCAGCCTGGCGCAGATTTCACCGCACATGATCGCCGCCCTGATCGCCACCGAAGACCACCGCTTCAAGGACCATCACGGCATCGATTTCAGGCGCACCCTGGCGTCGGTGTTCTACACCCTGGGCGGCGACGCCCAGGGCGGCTCGACCATTACCCAGCAGCTGGCGCGCAATATGTTCCCGGAGGAGGTAGGCCGTGCGCGCAACATCAACCGCAAGCTCAAGGAAATGATCACGGCGCTCAAGATCGAATCGGCCTACAGCAAGGACGAAATCCTGGAAGCCTATCTGAACACGGTGCCTTTCCTGTACAACACGTTCGGCATCGAAATGGCGGCGCGCACCTATTTCGATACCACCGCCGCCAAGCTCGACATCCTGGAAAGCGCCACCCTGGTCGGCATGCTCAAGGGGACCAACTACTACAATCCCGTGACCAATCCCGGGCGCTCGGTACAGCGCCGCAATGTGGTGCTGTCCCAGATGCGCAAGCACGGCATCCTCGATGACAAGCGCTACGATAGCTTGCGCCGGCAGCCGCTGCGGGTCTCCTTCTCGCGCCAGGCCGAGCGCAACCTGACCGATACCCACTTTACGGCCTATGTGCGTAAATGGCTGATCGACTGGGCCGACGAGAACGACTACGACGTCGAGCGCGACGGCCTGGTGGTCCACACCACGCTCGACTACGCCTTGCAGGAAGCGGCCATGAAGGCTGTCGAGCGCCAGGGCAATGCCTTGCAGATCATTGCCGACGTCGAATGGGCGCAGCCCGACAGCGGCAACTCCGGCTCGGCCGGCGCCTACGCCGGCATGCACGGCTCGGTGACCCCGTTCGAGTATTTCTGGCGCTCCAAAGGGTCCCTGGTGAATGCCTTCATCCGCGAAACCCGCGAGTACAAAAAAGCCATCGACAGCGGCGACACCAGCGCGGCGGCCCTCAAGCGGCTCAAGGCCGACCGCCCCTTCATCGCACGCTTGCGCGCCGCCAAAACGCGCCTGGAAACGGGTTTTGTGGCGATGGATCCGGACACCGGCCACATCAAGGCATGGATCGGCAGCCGCGACTTTCATAAAGAACAGTACGACCACGTGGTGCAGGCCGCGCGCCAGCCCGGCTCGACCTTCAAGCCGATCGTCTACGGCGCCGCGCTGGAAAAAGGCTTCGCGCCGAATCGTCCTTACCGCGATGCCGTGACGAATATCAAGGCGGGCGACGGCACCATCTGGCGCCCGACCGATATGAGCGGATCGAGCGGCAACATGATGACCATGCGCGATGGCCTGGTGTTTTCCAAAAACACGATTACCGCCCAGGTCATGCAGGATGTCGGGCTGCCCGGCATCATCAAGCTGGCGCGCGACCTCGGCATTCGCAACAGCAAGCTCGAACCGGTCCCTTCGCTGGCCTTGGGCACCAGTCCCGTAACCCTGCTGGAAATGGTGAACGCCTACAGCAGCATCGCGGCCCAGGGGCAGTACCGCAAGCCTGTGTTTGTCACCAGCATCACCGACCGCTCGGGCAAGGTGGTGGCGCAATTTTCCGACCCGAAGTCGGAGCAGGCGATGTCGGCGCAGAACGCGGCCGACCTGATCGACATGATGCGCGGGGTAATCAATCGCGGCACGGGCACGGCCATCCGCTATCGCTTCGGCATCAATGGCGACGTTGCCGGCAAGACCGGCACCACCCAGAACAATACCGACGGCTGGTTCATCATGATGCATCCCAAGCTGGTCGCCGGCGCCTGGGTCGGCTTCAACGATAACCGGGTCACCATGCGCAGCAGTTACTGGGGGCAGGGCGGGCACAATGCGATCCTGGTGGTCGGCGACTTCTTCAAGGCCGCGATTGGCGAAGGCAAGGTCGATGCGGCTGCCGTGTTCCCGGGCGGACGCCGCCCGGCGCCGGTGCCGCAGGGAGAAGTACCGGGTGATATCGGCGAGGAAGCGGGCGAGATGCAGCAAGAAGGCGTGGCCCCAGCGCCGCCGCCCGCACCCGACCCGGACGATACGGAAGAGGGCGGGCAAGGGCCGATCGATGGCGAGCACGCCGATCCGCAATCCGGCTTGCCACCGTTGCCGCAACCGATGTCGCCACCCGCGCCGCCTGAACCCGATTCCGGCGGATCGCAGCAGCAGCGCGAATAG
- a CDS encoding HesA/MoeB/ThiF family protein — MTAGFDYDTFVTRNAGYVAQDTQHRIRTRRLLIAGCGLGASTAIAAARMGFTSFVLVDGDTVDAHNLNRQFYDFDDIGVAKVAALKKHILRINPQAQVEAVHANLDEHNVHALVEQADIVFDTIDFLDLDAILGLHSTAQALGKPVFTALSIGFGAGVLYFPPGSTASLPAIIAHDLRSAHSESPGEASYAAVFGKIMGRIGAHLDPQVVEQVGKALTVMEDGRPCPASQIAVGSFTVAALALSMMHDMLAGMNVPASPRMVVHSFRNHTTRLIDISE, encoded by the coding sequence ATGACTGCTGGCTTTGACTACGACACTTTTGTAACGCGCAACGCGGGCTATGTCGCCCAGGACACCCAGCACCGCATCCGCACGCGCCGCCTGCTCATCGCCGGCTGCGGGCTGGGCGCCTCGACCGCCATTGCCGCCGCGCGCATGGGTTTTACGTCCTTCGTGCTGGTCGATGGCGATACGGTCGACGCACACAATCTGAACCGCCAGTTTTACGACTTCGACGATATCGGCGTGGCCAAGGTCGCTGCCCTCAAAAAACACATCTTGCGCATCAATCCGCAGGCGCAGGTCGAGGCCGTGCACGCCAATCTGGACGAGCACAATGTCCATGCCCTGGTAGAGCAGGCCGACATCGTCTTCGATACCATCGACTTTCTCGACCTGGACGCCATTCTCGGCCTGCACAGCACGGCGCAGGCACTGGGCAAGCCCGTCTTCACCGCCTTGTCGATCGGTTTCGGCGCCGGGGTCCTGTATTTTCCGCCAGGTTCGACCGCGTCGCTGCCCGCCATCATCGCGCACGACTTGCGCAGCGCGCACAGCGAGAGCCCGGGCGAGGCCAGCTACGCGGCCGTGTTTGGCAAGATCATGGGCCGCATCGGCGCCCACCTCGACCCGCAAGTCGTGGAACAGGTTGGCAAGGCACTGACGGTCATGGAAGATGGCCGGCCCTGCCCGGCCTCGCAGATCGCGGTGGGCAGCTTCACTGTGGCCGCCCTGGCGCTGTCGATGATGCACGACATGCTGGCCGGGATGAACGTGCCGGCCTCGCCACGGATGGTGGTGCACAGCTTCCGCAACCACACCACCAGGCTGATCGACATCAGCGAATGA
- a CDS encoding PEP-CTERM/exosortase system-associated acyltransferase — translation MAEFRCVTIPMLLFFQRLFGRRDLLIPHFEFNTIARAAPGSELLTRIHRLRYEVYCMERAFLDAAAYPDGIESDHWDGHAAHVAAHARDGDIVGTVRLVCPAEGQAFPFEAQCEVFDELVLPPRAESAEVSRLIVQKTFRRGAGKGGADSPDGVETDARARRHGGASGNAGRANDSLLLLGMYRALYRYSVANGIRYWYAAMERSLGGSLDKMGFPPVPIGPEGDYYGPVTLHLVDLRDLERRVAAASPFMMAWFRDEKMPFWLVVKTLAGRALRGAARF, via the coding sequence ATGGCAGAATTTCGATGCGTAACGATCCCTATGCTGCTTTTCTTTCAGCGCTTGTTCGGCAGGCGTGATCTGCTGATACCGCACTTTGAGTTCAATACGATAGCGCGGGCCGCGCCGGGTTCGGAATTGCTCACACGCATACACCGCCTCCGTTACGAGGTGTACTGCATGGAGCGCGCCTTCCTCGATGCTGCCGCTTATCCGGACGGAATCGAGTCGGACCATTGGGATGGACACGCGGCGCACGTGGCCGCCCACGCGCGCGATGGCGATATTGTCGGCACCGTGCGCCTGGTGTGTCCCGCCGAGGGGCAGGCCTTTCCGTTCGAGGCGCAGTGTGAGGTGTTCGACGAGCTTGTCTTGCCGCCGCGCGCCGAGTCGGCCGAAGTGTCGCGCCTGATCGTCCAGAAGACGTTTCGGCGCGGCGCCGGCAAGGGCGGGGCCGACTCCCCGGATGGCGTGGAAACAGATGCGCGCGCCCGGCGCCACGGTGGCGCGAGCGGGAATGCGGGCCGCGCCAACGATTCCTTGCTGTTGCTGGGCATGTACCGCGCGCTGTATCGCTACAGCGTCGCCAACGGCATTCGCTACTGGTATGCGGCCATGGAGCGCTCGCTGGGGGGCTCGCTGGACAAGATGGGTTTTCCGCCGGTGCCGATCGGTCCCGAGGGCGACTATTACGGCCCGGTGACCCTGCACCTGGTGGACTTGCGCGACCTGGAGCGCCGCGTCGCGGCGGCCAGCCCATTCATGATGGCCTGGTTCAGGGACGAGAAGATGCCGTTCTGGCTGGTCGTCAAGACCCTGGCCGGGCGCGCGCTGCGCGGCGCAGCGCGCTTCTGA
- a CDS encoding trypsin-like peptidase domain-containing protein encodes MKRTLYTILGVDPLATSEEIAAAYARLHAAFQSGSYDRNDWVLVREAYAVLSNTDKRAMYDRSQIAPPLTRSVEQAPAQQGFSLDWRYGLAAGLLVAGLVYFAKGRAPAPPPVMASQGVSQGATPVLMQDSGGRADQFAAQPQAMQAPASGGSSGAMSMEDLFAKLSPYVARINMYKGSSLVGTGSGVALGGDAIITNCHVALAGSRLQVKLGQDSYEATVVVADEERDLCKLSVRGLSAPAVVIGASSEVRTGQRVIAIGAPHGLDLTLSDGIVSSLRPLDGGTLIQTTAPVSPGSSGGGLFDSSGRLVGIVTFQMRSGQNLNFAAPAEWIGSMRTRSGGGLIGKMSAERAQDNPGQSAQNGDMVVGAWHCHDTIGGTSVLISFQDDRTLEMRYENRVSPGRWMYRDGQLGIQFANVADTLRVEELSRDKMILKFNVGQRLVCARR; translated from the coding sequence ATGAAACGAACGCTGTACACCATTCTGGGTGTCGATCCCCTCGCCACTTCTGAAGAGATTGCTGCAGCGTACGCGCGTTTGCATGCCGCGTTCCAGAGCGGTTCCTACGACCGCAACGACTGGGTACTGGTGCGCGAAGCGTATGCCGTGCTGTCGAACACCGACAAGCGCGCGATGTACGACCGCAGCCAGATCGCGCCGCCGCTCACGCGCAGTGTCGAGCAGGCGCCCGCGCAGCAAGGTTTCAGCCTCGACTGGCGCTATGGCCTCGCCGCCGGCCTGCTGGTGGCCGGGCTGGTGTACTTCGCCAAGGGCCGCGCGCCGGCGCCGCCGCCGGTCATGGCCAGCCAGGGCGTCAGTCAGGGCGCGACCCCGGTGCTGATGCAGGACAGCGGCGGCCGCGCCGATCAGTTCGCTGCCCAGCCGCAGGCGATGCAGGCGCCGGCCTCGGGCGGCTCGTCCGGCGCGATGAGCATGGAAGACCTGTTCGCCAAATTGTCGCCGTATGTCGCGCGTATTAATATGTACAAGGGCAGCAGCCTGGTCGGCACCGGCAGCGGCGTGGCCCTGGGCGGCGACGCCATCATTACCAATTGCCACGTGGCGCTGGCGGGTTCGCGCCTGCAAGTCAAGCTGGGGCAGGACAGTTACGAAGCGACGGTGGTCGTGGCCGACGAGGAACGCGACCTGTGCAAGCTGTCGGTCAGGGGCCTCAGTGCCCCGGCCGTGGTGATCGGCGCGTCGAGCGAGGTGCGCACCGGCCAGCGCGTGATTGCCATCGGCGCTCCGCACGGACTCGATCTGACGCTCAGCGACGGCATCGTGTCGTCCTTGCGCCCGCTCGACGGCGGCACCCTGATCCAGACCACGGCCCCGGTGTCGCCCGGATCGAGCGGCGGCGGCCTGTTCGACAGTTCCGGCCGGCTGGTCGGGATCGTCACCTTCCAGATGCGCAGCGGACAGAACCTGAATTTTGCCGCGCCGGCGGAATGGATCGGCAGCATGCGTACGCGCAGCGGCGGCGGGCTGATCGGCAAGATGAGCGCGGAACGGGCGCAGGACAATCCCGGCCAGAGCGCACAGAATGGCGACATGGTGGTGGGCGCCTGGCATTGCCACGATACGATAGGCGGGACCTCGGTGCTGATTTCCTTCCAGGATGACCGCACCTTGGAAATGCGCTATGAAAACAGGGTGTCGCCAGGCCGCTGGATGTACCGCGACGGCCAGCTGGGCATTCAGTTTGCGAACGTGGCCGATACCTTGAGAGTGGAAGAGCTGTCGCGCGACAAGATGATCCTCAAATTTAACGTCGGCCAGCGCCTGGTCTGCGCGCGGCGTTAA
- a CDS encoding ethanolamine ammonia-lyase subunit EutB has protein sequence MVGPRTYAFRDLKDLMARASPARAGDLLASLAAASAEERVAAQMALADLPLRTLLDNPLIPYEDDEVTRLIVDSHDAAAFAPIAHLTVGDLRNWLLSDLADSAVLAAAAPGITPEMAAAVSKIMRIQDLVLVARKCRVVTAFRNTLGLEGRMATRLQPNHPTDDTTGIAASMLDGLMYGSGDAVIGINPATDNVAQVVTLVGMLDAVIAQYQIPTQSCVLTHVTNTIEAINRGAPVDLVFQSVAGTEAANRGFGIDLALLAEARSAALSLGRGTVGDNVMYFETGQGSALSANAHHGVDQQSCEARAYAVARAFKPLLVNSVVGFIGPEYLYDGKQIIRAGLEDHFCAKLLGLPMGCDVCYTNHAEADQDDMDVLLTMLGAAGCNFVMGVPGSDDIMLNYQSTSFHDALYARRVLGLRAAPEFEAWLHRMQIFCGDGAAQLPEALAPAFQQALLRL, from the coding sequence ATGGTCGGGCCGCGCACCTACGCGTTTCGCGACCTCAAGGACTTGATGGCGCGCGCCTCGCCGGCCCGCGCGGGCGACCTGCTGGCCAGCTTGGCCGCCGCCAGCGCCGAGGAAAGGGTGGCCGCCCAGATGGCGCTGGCCGACTTGCCGCTGCGCACACTCCTCGACAATCCCCTGATCCCCTACGAAGACGATGAAGTCACGCGCCTGATCGTCGACAGCCACGATGCCGCCGCGTTCGCTCCCATCGCGCATCTGACCGTGGGCGACCTGCGCAACTGGCTGCTCTCCGACCTTGCCGACAGTGCCGTCCTGGCCGCCGCCGCACCCGGCATCACGCCCGAGATGGCGGCCGCGGTATCGAAGATCATGCGCATCCAGGACCTGGTGCTGGTGGCGCGCAAATGCCGCGTGGTCACGGCTTTTCGCAACACGCTCGGGCTGGAAGGCCGCATGGCCACGCGCCTGCAGCCGAACCACCCGACCGACGACACCACCGGCATCGCGGCCAGCATGCTCGACGGCCTCATGTACGGCAGCGGCGACGCCGTCATCGGCATCAATCCGGCCACCGACAACGTGGCCCAGGTCGTCACCCTGGTCGGCATGCTCGACGCTGTCATCGCCCAGTACCAGATTCCCACCCAGTCCTGCGTGCTGACCCACGTCACCAATACCATCGAGGCGATCAACCGCGGTGCTCCGGTCGACCTGGTATTCCAGTCGGTGGCCGGGACCGAGGCCGCCAACCGCGGCTTCGGCATCGACCTGGCGCTGCTGGCCGAAGCGCGCAGCGCCGCCCTGTCCTTGGGGCGCGGCACGGTGGGCGACAACGTCATGTATTTTGAAACCGGCCAGGGCAGCGCGCTGTCGGCCAATGCCCACCATGGCGTCGACCAGCAGAGCTGCGAAGCGCGCGCCTACGCGGTGGCGCGCGCCTTCAAGCCGCTGCTGGTGAACTCGGTGGTCGGCTTCATCGGCCCGGAATACCTGTACGACGGCAAGCAGATCATCCGCGCCGGCCTGGAAGACCATTTCTGCGCCAAGCTGCTTGGCTTGCCGATGGGCTGCGACGTTTGCTACACCAACCATGCCGAAGCCGACCAGGACGACATGGACGTGCTGCTCACCATGCTCGGCGCGGCCGGCTGCAATTTCGTGATGGGCGTGCCGGGGTCGGACGACATCATGCTCAATTATCAGAGCACGTCCTTCCACGACGCCCTGTACGCGCGCAGGGTGCTGGGATTGCGCGCCGCACCCGAATTCGAAGCCTGGCTGCACCGCATGCAGATCTTTTGCGGCGATGGCGCCGCCCAACTGCCGGAGGCCCTGGCGCCGGCCTTTCAACAAGCCTTGCTGCGCTTATGA
- a CDS encoding hemerythrin domain-containing protein: protein MRTSSSTTRTTPKSMPGGQEAQDAIALLTEDHENVKQMFEQFEGLGDRAHATKKKLATQICTELTKHATAEEEIFYPAVRAATKSNEDLVDEATVEHASAKDLIAQIMEMEATEELFDAKVKVLSEMIEHHVEEEENEMFPKAREAGLDLEALGQQIAERKAQITV, encoded by the coding sequence ATGAGAACTTCATCGTCGACCACCCGTACCACGCCCAAGTCCATGCCAGGCGGCCAGGAAGCCCAGGACGCGATTGCGCTGCTGACCGAAGACCACGAGAACGTCAAGCAAATGTTCGAGCAGTTTGAAGGGCTGGGCGACCGCGCACATGCGACCAAGAAAAAATTGGCCACGCAGATCTGCACTGAACTGACCAAGCATGCGACGGCCGAGGAAGAAATTTTCTACCCGGCAGTGCGTGCCGCGACGAAGAGCAATGAAGATCTGGTGGACGAAGCAACTGTCGAGCACGCATCAGCGAAAGACCTGATCGCGCAGATCATGGAGATGGAAGCGACCGAAGAGCTGTTCGATGCCAAGGTCAAAGTACTGTCCGAAATGATCGAGCACCACGTCGAGGAAGAAGAGAACGAGATGTTTCCGAAGGCACGAGAGGCTGGCCTGGATCTGGAAGCGCTGGGGCAGCAAATTGCCGAGCGCAAGGCGCAGATTACCGTGTAA